DNA from Streptomyces luteogriseus:
TTCGATCTGACCGACGAGTCGGTGACGGTGTCGGCCAGTGTGGGCGTGGCCACGGCACGTGACAGCACGGACGCGGAGCAGCTGCTGGGCCATGCCGACCTCGCGCTGTACGCGGCGAAGGCGGCGGGCAAGAGGCAGTGGCGCCGCTTCAAGCCCCTGCTGCGCAGCCGCATGGTCGAGCGGCACGATCTGCAGACCCAGCTGGCCCAGGCGGTCGCCGACAAGGCGTTCGGGCTGCGCTACCAGCCGGTCGTGGACATCACCGGGGGCGAGGTCGTCGGGTTCGAGGCGCTGGTGCGCTGGCCGGACGAGCGCCGGCCTGCCGTCGCCCCGGACCAGTTCATCAGCCTCGCCGAGGAGACCGGGCACATCGCCGCGCTGGGCTCGTGGGTGATGGAGAACGCGGTCAACGACATCGTGGGACTGCAACGTCTGCCGGGTCCCGCCCGGCCGCCGTACGTCAGTGTGAACGTCTCCGCCCGTCAGTTCCGCGACGCCGGGTTCATCGAACAGGTCGGTGCGGCACTGAGCACACCGGGCCTCGAACCGGGATCGCTGCAACTGGAGCTGACGGAGACGGTGCTGCTGCAGCGCGACGACCGGCTCCAGACGGTGCTGAACACGCTGAAGGAACTCGGGGTGCACATCGCGGTCGACGACTTCGGCACCGGCTTCTCCTCGCTGCGCTACCTGCAGGACTTCCCCATCGACGTGCTGAAGATCGACAAGTCGTTCATCGACAACATCGCGCGCGACGCCCAGCAGGTCGCCCTGGTCGAGGGCATCGTGCGGATCGCGGACACGCTGGGCCTGCAGGTCATCGCGGAGGGGATCGAGGACACCGCGCAGCGGGATCTGCTGGTCGGGATGGGGTGCCGGTTCGGGCAGGGGTTCCTGTTCGCCCGGCCGATGACGGTGGAGCAGAGTGCGCAGGTGCTGCGGGAGCCGACCGTCCGTCCGTTCGCGCCCGCCCGCACTCCGCGGCCCCGGATCGAAGCCGCCCGGGGACGCCGGGAGGCGCGCTGGGCGGACCTGGAGCATCTGCGGCGCACCAGCCCGATGAGCGACGCGGTCCTGGACGAGGTCCGCGGCCGGCACATCCGCAGCGGCGACCACTGGCTGATCGACTTCGCGTCGTGCAACTACCTGGGCTTCGACTGGGACCCGGAGGTCATGGATGCGATCGATCCCGCTGTGCGCCAGTGGGGTACGCACCCCAGCTGGTCGCGGCTGCTGGGCAGCCCGCGCCTGTACCCCGACATCGAGGAGCGGCTCGCCGCACTGCTGGGCGCGCCGGACACGCTGCTGCTGCCCACACTGACGCTGGTCCACTCCTCGGTGATCCCGGCCATCGTCGAGGACGGCCATGTCTTCGTGGAGGCGACCGCGCACCGCACGGTGTACGACGGCTGCGTGGTGGCCCGGGCCCAGGGCGCGACCCTGCACCGCTTCCACGCCGAACGGCCCGACGAGCTGCGCAGTCAGCTGGCCGGGGTGCCACCGGGGACACCGCGGCTGGTGTGCCTGGACGGGGTCAACAGCATGAGCGGCAACATCCCGGACATACCCTCGTTGGCTGCGGTGTGCCGCTCCGAGGGCGCGACGCTGTACGTCGACGACGCGCACGGCTTCGGGGTGATCGGGGAGCGCGGGCCGGCCGAGACGTGCCCGTACGGCATGCGCGGCAACTGCGTGGTGCGGCACACCGGGGAGTCGTACGACGGAATCGTGCTCGTGGGCGGGTTCTCGAAGGCGTACTCGTCCCTGCTGGCGTTCCTCGCGCTGCCGTCGGAGCTGAAGAACCGGCTGAAGACCGCGGCGGCGCCCTATCTGTACTCGGGGCCTTCACCGACGGCGTCACTGGCGACCGCGATGGCCGGGATGGACGTCAACGAGCGCCGGGGCGACGCGATCCGGGCCGACCTGTACCGCAAGACGGTCAGGGTGCTCGACCACCTGGAGAGCATGGGGGTGAGCATCCTCAACTCGGACCGGCTGCCGATCGTGGAGGTGCCGCTGGCGAACCCGGCCGACCTGGACGCGGTCGCCGCGTTCCTGTGGGAGGAGGGCGTCTACGTGACGCTGGCCGCCTACCCGCTGGTCCCGCGTGACCGGGTGGGGTTCCGCGTCCAGCTCACCGCCCTCAACTCCGACGAGGACATCGACCACCTGAACGGGACCCTGACACGGTTGTCCGATCGTTTCCCGCTGCGGCTGAAGGGCTAGTCGGCCATGACGACGCACAACGACGACGTGGACTGGGACCGCTGGCCGGTCGCCGACTACCTCGCGGAGAACTACCGCGAGGTGCACCCCTCGGACGCGGCGGTCATCGCGCACCACTCCGCGTTCTACCGGGGCCTGCCACCCGGCGGGATCGCCCGCTCGGTGGAGTTCGGCGCGGGCCCCAACCTGTACCCGCTGATGCTCGCGTCCGCCGCGTGCCGCCGGATCGACGCCGTGGAGGCCGGGGCGGGCAACGTCTCCTACCTCGAGGACCAGATCTGTCACCGGCTCGACGCGAGCTGGCTGCCCTTCCACGAGCTGTGCCGACGGCTCAATCCCGAGGTGCCCGCCACGCTGGCCGGCGCGCTGGCCCCGGTGCACATCGTCCACGCCGACGTCCGGGCTCTGCCGCCGGGCGTGTACGAACTCGCCTCCATGCACTTCGTCGCCGAGAGCGTGACGGAGGACTTCGCCGAGTTCGCCGAGTTCTGCCACACCTTCGCCCGCACGGCCCGGCCGGGCGGCTACCTGGTTGCCGCGTTCATGGAGAACATGCCGACGTACCGCATCGGACCCGCCTCCCGATGGCCGGGCTGTCCGGTGAGCCCGGCGACCGTCACGGAGGTCTTCACGCCTCTGACGCGGGACCTGGACGTGACCCACATCGACGTGGACCCGACCCTGCCGGACTACGGGGACTCGGGGATGGTACTGCTCACGGGGGTGGCAGAGGCGGTCTGACCCTCCCGGGTCAGCCGTCCGACCCGGGACGGTACCTCCGGCGCAGCACCACTCCCCCGGCGACCAGCGCCGCGCTCGCCGCGACGGCATGGAGGGTGTGGTCCGTGCCCGTGTGTGCCAAAGCGCCCCTGGCGTGCGGGACGGTGCGCGGGGCGGGTTCGGG
Protein-coding regions in this window:
- a CDS encoding aminotransferase class I/II-fold pyridoxal phosphate-dependent enzyme — translated: MAVYITLVAVVTVVYMTVPVMVPVMWAVMGLAGVAAILIGTRLYRPAHQWPWWVLAAGLLVFIAGDTYYFVMEQYLGASNPFPSPADACYLAMYPLVAIGLSGLVRHRWADRDLPSLLDALIVTAGLALPVWVYLVQPLTVVQGMTWQQRAISIAYPLGDILVLALLVRLLTPSPLDGSNRAVRLLVAGTVTLLVTDIAYGILQLYDVWQTGSFLDLGWVAFYTAWGLAALHPSMVELTASVPQRESLLPPPRRLVMLAVATLIAPGILLWEGLSGQTRDAAVIAVFSGVLFLLVILRLAGMVVAHRHAVTRELALRGAAAALVSAFRREEVDQACRTAVDLLLGPDVPHRTMLLPPTEHAAADLGAHGTRLMNPAALDPGIAADLDGLPSVLACPMTQPDRPTATVPGILLVAAPEGQLNETWGSMEILASHAGLAMERVALRQEVVRRENEAYFRTLVRNTADVILILEEDDTVRYASPSARIVFGTDELLGVSLPDLVDPSDRQRAARQLTAVRERGARGGHDHWWVRRHEGRVEVEVRFSDFRDERTVSGLVVTLRDVTEQRRLEQELTQRAFHDSLTGLPNRTLLLERIERALLRGRRESTLTCLLFIDLDDFKLVNDTMGHRAGDHLLVAVGNRLSRALRRTDTAARLGGDEFAVLMEDAKQPLDAELLAAQVIQTLGRPFDLTDESVTVSASVGVATARDSTDAEQLLGHADLALYAAKAAGKRQWRRFKPLLRSRMVERHDLQTQLAQAVADKAFGLRYQPVVDITGGEVVGFEALVRWPDERRPAVAPDQFISLAEETGHIAALGSWVMENAVNDIVGLQRLPGPARPPYVSVNVSARQFRDAGFIEQVGAALSTPGLEPGSLQLELTETVLLQRDDRLQTVLNTLKELGVHIAVDDFGTGFSSLRYLQDFPIDVLKIDKSFIDNIARDAQQVALVEGIVRIADTLGLQVIAEGIEDTAQRDLLVGMGCRFGQGFLFARPMTVEQSAQVLREPTVRPFAPARTPRPRIEAARGRREARWADLEHLRRTSPMSDAVLDEVRGRHIRSGDHWLIDFASCNYLGFDWDPEVMDAIDPAVRQWGTHPSWSRLLGSPRLYPDIEERLAALLGAPDTLLLPTLTLVHSSVIPAIVEDGHVFVEATAHRTVYDGCVVARAQGATLHRFHAERPDELRSQLAGVPPGTPRLVCLDGVNSMSGNIPDIPSLAAVCRSEGATLYVDDAHGFGVIGERGPAETCPYGMRGNCVVRHTGESYDGIVLVGGFSKAYSSLLAFLALPSELKNRLKTAAAPYLYSGPSPTASLATAMAGMDVNERRGDAIRADLYRKTVRVLDHLESMGVSILNSDRLPIVEVPLANPADLDAVAAFLWEEGVYVTLAAYPLVPRDRVGFRVQLTALNSDEDIDHLNGTLTRLSDRFPLRLKG
- a CDS encoding class I SAM-dependent methyltransferase, with translation MTTHNDDVDWDRWPVADYLAENYREVHPSDAAVIAHHSAFYRGLPPGGIARSVEFGAGPNLYPLMLASAACRRIDAVEAGAGNVSYLEDQICHRLDASWLPFHELCRRLNPEVPATLAGALAPVHIVHADVRALPPGVYELASMHFVAESVTEDFAEFAEFCHTFARTARPGGYLVAAFMENMPTYRIGPASRWPGCPVSPATVTEVFTPLTRDLDVTHIDVDPTLPDYGDSGMVLLTGVAEAV